A single genomic interval of Fibrobacter sp. UWB4 harbors:
- a CDS encoding polysaccharide deacetylase family protein, producing MEQNKDIADIQAAEATFQKKKKFILCYHSFSVNNFKKASVQIRKLAEAAGSPISIAVIPAFGAAPESEAEQFREELDKFVKEGYEIMLHGARHRADLSLNRSIAGKLALLVSNNEAEFAGIDERFTQALLKRSLALWKAHGSGKPSGFIPPVWFGNKYLKEQALEIFDYYEDFHGIYQKVKGNIKKTNSATLSFSILPTPLLGIAQTYACLRMLLPGGVHRLVFHDKDFRTIGEKRILNMVRYISTLREKIMYKDL from the coding sequence ATGGAACAGAATAAAGATATCGCCGACATCCAAGCGGCCGAAGCGACCTTCCAGAAGAAGAAGAAGTTCATTCTTTGCTACCATAGCTTTAGCGTGAACAACTTCAAGAAGGCATCCGTCCAGATTAGAAAGCTTGCAGAAGCGGCAGGCTCCCCTATCAGCATTGCGGTCATCCCCGCATTTGGTGCTGCCCCGGAATCCGAAGCCGAACAGTTCCGCGAAGAACTCGACAAGTTCGTCAAGGAAGGTTACGAGATCATGCTCCACGGTGCACGTCACCGCGCAGATCTTTCGCTGAATCGTAGCATAGCAGGCAAGCTCGCGCTCCTCGTTTCGAACAACGAAGCGGAATTTGCAGGCATCGACGAGCGCTTCACGCAAGCACTCCTCAAGCGCAGTCTCGCACTGTGGAAGGCTCACGGCAGCGGCAAGCCCTCCGGCTTTATCCCGCCGGTCTGGTTTGGCAACAAGTACCTCAAGGAACAGGCTCTTGAAATTTTCGACTACTACGAAGATTTCCACGGCATTTACCAGAAAGTCAAAGGCAACATCAAGAAGACGAACTCTGCAACGCTTAGCTTCTCGATTTTGCCAACTCCGCTCCTCGGTATTGCACAGACCTACGCCTGCCTCCGTATGCTCCTGCCGGGTGGAGTCCATCGTCTGGTGTTCCACGATAAAGACTTCAGGACAATTGGCGAAAAACGCATTTTGAACATGGTGCGCTACATTTCGACCTTGCGCGAAAAAATCATGTACAAGGACTTGTAA
- the nirJ2 gene encoding putative heme d1 biosynthesis radical SAM protein NirJ2, which produces MIVSWMTTNKCNLTCKHCYQDAGENKSAELTTSEALKLIDEIAKAGFKIMIFSGGEPMTRPDIVELVAHARERGLRPVFGTNGTLITHDLAFKLKEAGAMAMGISVDSIDPKRHNDFRGLPNAFELTLMGIENCKAAGLPFQIHTTIMDWNQNEIFDIMDWVKEIGAVNHQIFFLIPVGRGKEIEGHALRVAEYEGLLRKIMEKSRTLGIPVKPTCAPQFLRIADQLDIKTRYSRGCLAGLDYCIVSPIGKVRPCAYMMEEAGDVHDTPFDEIWANAEIFKQLRTKAYKGACSKCKFNDRCGGCRARAAYYHDGDFMQEDSYCAYGRGL; this is translated from the coding sequence ATGATCGTCTCTTGGATGACAACGAATAAGTGTAACTTGACGTGTAAACACTGCTATCAGGACGCAGGCGAAAACAAGTCTGCCGAACTCACGACATCAGAAGCGCTCAAGCTCATCGACGAGATTGCGAAGGCCGGATTCAAAATCATGATTTTCAGCGGTGGCGAGCCGATGACTCGCCCGGACATCGTTGAACTTGTGGCTCATGCCCGCGAACGTGGACTCCGCCCGGTGTTTGGCACGAATGGAACGCTCATCACGCATGATTTGGCTTTCAAGCTCAAGGAAGCGGGGGCCATGGCAATGGGCATCAGCGTTGATAGCATTGACCCCAAGCGCCATAACGATTTCCGCGGCCTTCCGAACGCCTTTGAACTCACGTTGATGGGTATCGAAAATTGCAAGGCGGCTGGCCTCCCGTTCCAGATTCACACGACCATCATGGACTGGAATCAGAACGAAATTTTTGACATCATGGACTGGGTCAAGGAAATCGGTGCCGTGAACCACCAGATCTTCTTCCTCATTCCGGTGGGTCGTGGTAAGGAAATCGAAGGTCATGCGCTTCGCGTTGCCGAATACGAAGGACTTCTCCGCAAGATTATGGAAAAGAGCCGCACACTCGGTATCCCGGTGAAGCCGACTTGCGCTCCGCAGTTCCTTCGCATTGCAGACCAGCTCGACATCAAGACGCGTTACAGCCGCGGTTGCCTCGCGGGTCTTGACTACTGCATTGTAAGCCCGATTGGCAAGGTGCGCCCCTGCGCCTACATGATGGAAGAAGCGGGCGATGTTCACGATACGCCGTTCGATGAAATTTGGGCCAATGCCGAAATCTTCAAACAATTGCGTACAAAGGCTTACAAGGGCGCTTGTTCCAAGTGCAAGTTCAATGACCGCTGTGGCGGTTGCCGCGCCCGAGCCGCTTACTACCATGACGGTGACTTCATGCAAGAAGATTCGTATTGCGCGTACGGGAGAGGGCTGTAG
- the fabF gene encoding beta-ketoacyl-ACP synthase II, giving the protein MNRRRIVITGMGAVTPVGKSAPELWNAIKAGKCGIGPITLFDATNCPVKIAAEVKDFKPEEHGIDPKEARRMARFTQFLVAAANEAVKDASLSREKLAEDTTGIVAGNGLAGMDVVEETYFKYIEGGRRRVSPLAMPELIANEACANVSIALGITGSAWTVCTACASGTDAIGVALDAVRSGRLDVCLAGGSESAITDYSIKSFAGMHALTDKFNDTPEKASRPFDKDRSGFVMGEAGAILVLEELEHAKARGAKIYAEVAGYGSSADAYHITSPRPGGETCAKAMVKALKDAGIAPTDVDYYNAHGTSTHLNDLTETQMLKIALGEHAYKIKVSSTKSMTGHCVGAAGVIEAMISTLAIRDSFYPATINLDNPDAECDLDYVPHKGVEGNIDVAVSASLGFGGHNGIVVIKKFKD; this is encoded by the coding sequence ATGAATAGAAGAAGAATTGTAATTACTGGTATGGGTGCGGTGACCCCCGTAGGTAAATCCGCCCCCGAACTTTGGAACGCCATCAAGGCTGGCAAGTGCGGCATCGGTCCGATCACATTGTTCGATGCTACAAACTGCCCGGTGAAAATTGCGGCAGAAGTCAAGGATTTTAAGCCCGAAGAACACGGCATCGACCCGAAGGAAGCCCGCCGCATGGCCCGCTTCACGCAGTTTCTCGTCGCCGCCGCTAACGAAGCGGTCAAGGACGCAAGCCTCAGCCGAGAAAAGCTCGCCGAGGACACCACAGGCATTGTCGCCGGTAACGGCCTTGCCGGCATGGACGTTGTCGAAGAAACTTATTTCAAGTACATCGAAGGTGGCCGCCGCCGAGTCTCGCCGCTTGCGATGCCCGAACTGATTGCAAACGAAGCCTGCGCAAACGTCTCCATCGCACTTGGAATCACAGGCTCCGCCTGGACGGTCTGCACCGCCTGTGCCTCCGGCACGGACGCCATCGGCGTTGCCCTTGACGCCGTCCGCTCGGGCAGACTTGACGTCTGCCTCGCCGGCGGTTCCGAAAGCGCCATCACGGACTACTCCATCAAGAGCTTTGCGGGCATGCATGCCCTCACCGACAAGTTCAACGATACCCCCGAAAAGGCATCTCGCCCGTTCGACAAGGACCGCAGCGGTTTTGTCATGGGTGAAGCAGGAGCCATTCTCGTGCTCGAAGAACTCGAACACGCCAAGGCCCGCGGCGCAAAGATTTACGCCGAGGTCGCCGGTTACGGTTCTTCTGCCGACGCTTACCACATCACAAGCCCGCGCCCGGGTGGAGAAACCTGCGCGAAGGCTATGGTCAAGGCATTGAAAGATGCGGGCATAGCCCCAACGGATGTGGACTACTACAATGCCCACGGTACCTCGACGCACTTGAACGACCTCACCGAAACGCAGATGCTGAAAATTGCGCTCGGCGAACACGCCTACAAGATCAAGGTCTCCAGCACCAAGAGCATGACCGGCCACTGCGTCGGTGCAGCAGGCGTTATCGAAGCGATGATCAGCACACTCGCCATCCGCGATTCGTTCTATCCCGCCACCATCAACCTCGACAACCCGGACGCCGAATGCGACCTCGACTACGTGCCGCACAAGGGCGTCGAAGGGAACATCGATGTTGCAGTGTCCGCCTCGCTTGGCTTTGGCGGTCACAACGGCATTGTCGTCATCAAGAAGTTTAAAGATTAA
- a CDS encoding AMP-binding protein, with the protein MILNKFLSKIDYKSYEDLYKNFKITIPNDFNFAYDVVDEYAKTEPKREALVWCDDNDEDHIFTFKDLSLASQRTANFLVEQGIKKGDRVMLILRRRYEFWFFLLALHRIGAIAIPATNMLAAEDLEYRFNAAEIKMVVTYDDPALQKEVDKAKSKCESVEKLVTVGQTARQNWISFYDDYELFPSTFERPVGDAATHNDDIMIVYFTSGTSSNPKMVAHTYTYPLGHIVTAKYWQHVVDGGRHLTVAETGWAKALWGKIYGQWIAGSAVFTYDMTTFIPGKLLEKMAEYKVTTFCAPPTVYRYILQHGLSKYDLSSLQYCTTAGEALNLDIYNRFFEQTGIRMQEGYGQTELTLTTGNFGFSEPHPGSIGKPSPGYQMEIINAEGKPCAADEVGELIIKIDQGKPFGMFGGYYRDSERTEKVFEGGVYHTGDTAYRDKDGFFWFVGRTDDLIKSSGYRISPFEVEEVLHKHPAVLEVAVTGVEDKSRGQAVKATVVLQKGYEASKELAKEIQLFAKNIAASYKSPRIIDFVTELPKTISGKIRRATIRDKDTAENVTAPDEANAENAASETVANNEK; encoded by the coding sequence ATGATTTTAAATAAGTTTCTATCTAAAATTGATTACAAGTCTTATGAAGACTTGTATAAAAATTTCAAGATAACGATTCCAAACGATTTTAACTTCGCTTATGACGTTGTTGACGAATATGCCAAGACGGAGCCTAAGCGCGAAGCCCTCGTGTGGTGCGACGACAACGACGAAGACCACATTTTCACATTCAAGGACTTGTCACTTGCCTCCCAGCGCACGGCAAATTTCCTCGTAGAACAAGGAATCAAAAAAGGCGACCGCGTGATGCTCATTTTGCGCCGCCGCTATGAATTCTGGTTTTTCTTGCTGGCGCTGCACCGCATTGGCGCGATTGCCATCCCGGCAACTAACATGCTCGCCGCCGAAGATTTGGAATACCGATTCAACGCCGCCGAAATCAAGATGGTCGTGACGTATGACGATCCCGCCTTGCAAAAGGAAGTGGACAAAGCAAAGTCCAAGTGCGAATCGGTCGAAAAGCTCGTGACTGTCGGCCAGACCGCTCGCCAGAACTGGATCAGCTTCTACGATGACTATGAACTTTTCCCATCGACGTTTGAACGCCCCGTTGGCGATGCCGCAACGCATAACGACGACATCATGATCGTCTATTTCACGAGTGGCACAAGTTCAAACCCGAAGATGGTGGCACACACTTATACGTATCCGCTCGGACACATTGTGACCGCCAAGTACTGGCAGCATGTTGTGGACGGAGGCCGCCATTTGACCGTCGCCGAAACAGGCTGGGCCAAGGCTCTCTGGGGCAAGATTTACGGGCAATGGATTGCAGGAAGTGCTGTATTCACTTACGACATGACCACGTTCATCCCGGGCAAGCTCCTCGAGAAAATGGCGGAATACAAGGTGACGACATTCTGCGCACCGCCGACCGTGTACCGCTACATTTTGCAGCATGGCCTCAGCAAGTACGACCTTTCAAGTTTGCAGTACTGCACGACCGCTGGCGAAGCTTTGAACTTGGACATTTACAACAGGTTCTTCGAGCAGACGGGCATCCGCATGCAGGAAGGCTACGGACAGACCGAACTCACGCTCACGACGGGCAACTTTGGCTTTAGCGAACCGCACCCGGGTTCTATCGGCAAGCCCTCTCCGGGTTACCAGATGGAAATCATCAATGCCGAAGGTAAACCTTGCGCTGCCGATGAAGTCGGTGAACTGATCATCAAGATTGACCAAGGCAAGCCCTTTGGCATGTTCGGCGGTTACTATCGCGATTCAGAACGCACCGAAAAAGTCTTTGAAGGCGGCGTATACCACACTGGCGATACGGCTTACCGCGACAAAGACGGATTCTTCTGGTTTGTGGGCCGTACCGATGACTTGATCAAGAGTTCCGGCTACCGCATCAGCCCATTTGAAGTGGAAGAAGTGCTGCACAAGCACCCAGCCGTATTGGAAGTCGCTGTCACGGGCGTCGAAGACAAGTCTCGCGGGCAGGCGGTCAAGGCAACGGTCGTTTTGCAGAAGGGCTATGAAGCATCCAAGGAACTTGCGAAGGAAATCCAGCTCTTTGCAAAGAACATTGCCGCAAGCTACAAGAGTCCGCGCATCATTGACTTTGTGACGGAACTGCCGAAGACGATCAGCGGAAAGATTCGCCGCGCAACAATCCGCGACAAGGATACGGCTGAGAATGTGACGGCGCCGGACGAAGCGAATGCGGAAAACGCAGCAAGCGAAACAGTTGCAAACAACGAGAAGTAA
- a CDS encoding right-handed parallel beta-helix repeat-containing protein: MKDLIRSSLVAVATIACAAVASGMPFPVAENNKVFLQEKDSPYVLEQGVVVGATDTLVIEPGVTVLMGEFAKLMIQGSVKIAGTNDKPVIFSGADSVANWNGFHIMSSVVPFEIKNLTVENAFRNTIFRSSGTLENVNFFNNYYGLWVDESPNVTLTRCTFAHNRYALSVRAGRVVSNGTSISENVYGLYLETEGKLDGDSDLIRNNQESDIRSEAADLKTSKKRVRRNVWHNIEARF; the protein is encoded by the coding sequence ATGAAAGATTTAATCCGTTCCTCTCTTGTTGCTGTAGCGACAATTGCCTGTGCGGCTGTTGCTTCTGGCATGCCGTTCCCTGTTGCCGAAAACAACAAGGTCTTTTTGCAAGAAAAAGACAGCCCTTATGTGCTCGAACAGGGCGTGGTTGTTGGTGCTACAGATACACTTGTTATTGAACCGGGCGTGACTGTCTTGATGGGCGAGTTTGCAAAACTCATGATCCAGGGGTCGGTAAAAATTGCAGGTACGAACGATAAACCCGTTATTTTTAGTGGCGCTGATTCTGTGGCGAACTGGAATGGTTTCCACATCATGTCTAGCGTGGTGCCGTTTGAAATCAAGAACCTGACCGTCGAGAATGCGTTTCGCAATACGATTTTCCGTTCTAGCGGAACTCTCGAAAACGTCAATTTCTTCAATAACTATTATGGCCTCTGGGTGGATGAAAGCCCCAATGTAACGCTTACGCGTTGCACGTTTGCTCATAACCGTTACGCCTTGTCTGTGAGGGCTGGTCGTGTTGTTTCGAACGGCACAAGCATCTCCGAAAATGTCTACGGACTTTATCTCGAAACCGAAGGCAAGCTCGATGGTGATTCGGATTTGATCCGCAACAACCAGGAATCCGATATCCGCAGTGAAGCCGCTGATTTGAAGACGAGTAAAAAGCGCGTCCGCCGCAACGTGTGGCACAACATCGAAGCGCGTTTCTAA
- the tadA gene encoding tRNA adenosine(34) deaminase TadA, with protein sequence MNNITDNSANRSSEISLDPSTSSLRDFAQDDKSRSSFSQDDVRFMRMALRQAQIAFDMKEIPIGCVIVKDGVVIGKGYNQVEQLKDATAHAEIIAIGTAASTLDNWRLDGCTLYVTLEPCPMCAGAILNSRVSRIVYGSPDSRFGGCGTTIDVITGNALKRAVEVTGGVLADECLGLLKGFFQQMRLEKGDTGAKPPTP encoded by the coding sequence ATGAACAACATAACCGATAACAGCGCAAATCGATCTTCTGAAATTTCACTGGATCCTTCGACTTCATCACTTCGTGATTTCGCTCAGGATGACAAATCACGTTCGTCTTTTTCTCAAGATGATGTTCGCTTTATGCGCATGGCGCTTCGTCAGGCGCAGATTGCTTTTGACATGAAGGAAATTCCGATCGGTTGCGTTATCGTGAAAGACGGAGTCGTGATAGGGAAGGGCTACAACCAGGTCGAACAGCTCAAGGATGCAACCGCCCATGCCGAAATCATCGCGATTGGAACTGCCGCAAGTACGCTCGATAACTGGCGCTTGGACGGCTGTACGCTTTACGTTACGCTCGAACCATGCCCCATGTGCGCAGGCGCTATACTCAATAGCCGAGTTTCCCGCATTGTTTACGGTTCTCCGGATTCCCGTTTTGGCGGTTGTGGCACGACGATTGATGTCATTACCGGCAATGCCCTCAAGCGCGCGGTTGAAGTCACGGGCGGCGTTCTCGCCGATGAATGCCTCGGACTTTTGAAAGGCTTTTTCCAGCAGATGCGCCTCGAAAAAGGCGATACTGGCGCAAAACCTCCTACTCCGTAA